Sequence from the Streptomyces mobaraensis NBRC 13819 = DSM 40847 genome:
CGGATGACGACAATGGGGGGAGGAGCATGGCTCCTGCCCGCCAACCGGCTCTCCCTGGGAGCGGCACATGACGAACCCCGACCCATCGGCACGGCGTCTGCGCACACGCGTGGATCTCCACGGTGATCGCGCCGCCATTCGCCTCACGGGCGAGGTGGACCTCGGCACCGCCCCCGGACTGCGCCGGGCCATTTGCGCCTGCCTCGGGCAGCACCGCCCGTGCGCCCTTGACCTGCACCTCGCCGAGGTGAGCTTCTGCGACTGCACGGGGCTGAACACCCTGCTGTGGGCCCGGCTGGAGGCGGCGGACGCGGGGGCCGCGCTCGTCGTGCGGGGGCCGTTGCAGAGTGGCGTCGCCCGCCTGCTGTCGGTGACCGGGACCGATACGGTGCTCGGCCCCTTGGCCGCCTGAGCGGGCCGGCCGACCGCGCGTCTCACAGGCCGGTGGGGACGCGGTAGACCACCAGGGCCTCGTTCTCCTTCTCCAGGGTCAGGCCGCCCGGCACCGGGGCGGTCTCGCCGTCGTAGGCGAAGTGCGCGCCGGGGTGCAGCCCGCCGACGCGCAGGCGTCGCAGGCGGGCGGTGCTCAGGAGCGGAGTGCTGCGGATGCCGCCCGTCAGGGCCGCCGCCAGGAGGCGGGTGCGGGCCAGCCGGCCGGCCGAGACGATGCGGACGTCCAGGACGCCGTCGGCGAGGTCGTGGCGGCGCACCGGGGCCGCGCCGAGGCCGCGGTAGGTGCAGTTGCCGGCGAAGACCGTCCAGACCCGACGGCGCCGGCCGTTGATCTCGACGGTGATGGGCCGGCCGGCCCGCAGGACGTGCACGGCGGCCAGGATCCCGGCGGGCCAGGCGCCGATCCGGGAGGCCCATCGCTCGCGGATCCGGACCAGCTCCGGGTAGGCGCCGACGCTGAAGGTGTTGAGGAACCACCGTTCGTCGCGCTCCATCCCGCCCCGGATCCGCACCATGTCGACGGCGACCGCCTCCCCGCACTCGACGGCCCGGCAGGCGTCGCCGAGGGTCTCGATGCCCAGGTCGTAGGCGAAGTGGTTGCGGGTGCCGCCGGGCAGCACGGCCAGCGGCAGTCCGTGCCGCCTGGCGACGGCCGCGGCGGCGTTGACCGTGCCGTCGCCGCCCAGGACGCCGAGCGCGCCCCCGAGCTCCCGGGCCCGGTCCGCCGCCTCCTCCAGGGCCTCCTCCAGTGAGGGGCCGGAGGCGTCGGGGCGGGTGCCGACGGTCAGGAACTCGGCGCGCGGCAGGGCGGAGCGCAAGGGTTCGACGACGTCCGGGCGTTCGGTCAGCCGCTGGCCCGAGCCCGGGTTCGCGACCACGACCAGCCCCTTGCCCTCCGTGAGGGCGGGCGCGTCCGCCTGCGGCCGGGCGGGCGGCGCGAGCTGCCGGCGGGTGGGCACCAGGCCGCGTACGGCGAACGCGGCGCCCGCGCCGAGCGCCGCCCCGATCAGCACGTCGCCCGGGTAGTGGACGCCCGTGTAGACGCGGGAGAAGCAGACCGACGCGGCGAGCGGCGCCAGGGCGAGCCCCCAGCCGGGGTTCTCCAGCGCGACGCCGGTGGCGAAGGCGGCGGCCGACGCGGAGTGCCCGGAGGGGAACGACGTGGTGATCGGCTGCCGGGCCAGCCGGCGGACCAGGGGGACGACGTCCAGCAGGGGCCGCTCGCGGCGCACGGACCGTTTGCCGATCGTGTTCACCGTCGCCGAGGCCAGGGCGAGCGACGCGGCGCCCCGCAGCGCGGCCCGCCGGGCCGGCCTGCCGCCCAGGACGGCCGCACCGGCCGCGATGCCGAACCACAGCAGGCCCCGGTCCGCACTGCGCGACAACCGGGGCAGTACGCGGTCGGCGCCGGGCCAGTGCCGGGTCGCCACCGCGCGGAAGGCCGCCTCGTCCCATGAACTCACCGCTTTGCGCATGCGCCACGACTACCCCGGCGGCGGGCGATGATGCGGACGCGCCGGAGGGCGGCGGCATCCGGTTATTCGGTGCCGCCGCCCTCCGGCGCGTTTCGTTTTTCGCTCCCCGTCAGTAGGCGGAGTTCACGTTGTCCATCGAGCCGTACTTGTCGGCCGCGTAATTGCAGGACGCGACGATGTTGGCGACCGGGTCGTAGATGTCCCAGGACGTGCCGTCGACGTGGTACGCCTTGAACGTCGGGTCGATGATCTGCAGCAGACCCTTCGACGGCACACCGTTCACGGCGTTGATGTCCCAGTCGTTGATGGCGTGCGGGTTACCGGTCGACTCCCGCATGATGTTCCGCTTCACACCCTCGTACGAGCCCGGGATGCCCTTGGCCTTCATGATGTCCAGCGCCTGGGCGATCCAGCCCTCCAGGTCATTGCCGTACGCCTTCGGCGCCGGAGCGGCCGGCTTCTGCAGCGGCTTGCGGTCGGTGGAACGGTTCGCGGCCTGCTTCTCGGCGCGCTGCTTGTCCGCCTCGGCCTTCACCTTCGCCGCCGCCTCGGTCTTCGCCCGGGCCGCGGCCTCGTCCGCGTGACGCGCCGACTCGCCCTGGCCCTGACCCGCGAGCGCCTTGGTCTCGAACGCCACCGGCTTCACGGCCGGACGCGCGTCCGCCATCGCCGGGCCACCGGAGACCACCGCGAAAGCGACCGCGGCGGCACCGGCGGCACCAAGGCCGGCGGCGGAGAACTTGTGGACCTTCGACAGACGGGTATAGCCGGAGTGGTTGGAGCGCATCAGTAGCTGAACCTCTCGGATCGGGAAACCGCACTCGGCCGGAACCGGCGCAAGCAAAAGCGCCGTTCTCGGTCGGACGGCGCCGTGCGGTCCAGCAATTGTTAGCGGCCCGGGAAAACCCCGACAAGCACTGTGACCTACTCCCCCGCTTCGTTGTCAGCGCATCGCACCGGCCGATTTCGCGGGGAATTCGGGAGCGCACGGCACTAAAGAGGTCCGTATGTGATCGAGGCCCTATGCGCGGCCTCACACCGCGGCCCCCTCCGGATCACGCAGGGCGAGGGTGCGCATACGGACCGCGGGGGTCGCCGCGCGCGGCGCCGTGCGGCGGCGCGTTCCCGCCGCGTGCGCCAACTTCCCGC
This genomic interval carries:
- a CDS encoding bifunctional phosphatase PAP2/diacylglycerol kinase family protein, giving the protein MRKAVSSWDEAAFRAVATRHWPGADRVLPRLSRSADRGLLWFGIAAGAAVLGGRPARRAALRGAASLALASATVNTIGKRSVRRERPLLDVVPLVRRLARQPITTSFPSGHSASAAAFATGVALENPGWGLALAPLAASVCFSRVYTGVHYPGDVLIGAALGAGAAFAVRGLVPTRRQLAPPARPQADAPALTEGKGLVVVANPGSGQRLTERPDVVEPLRSALPRAEFLTVGTRPDASGPSLEEALEEAADRARELGGALGVLGGDGTVNAAAAVARRHGLPLAVLPGGTRNHFAYDLGIETLGDACRAVECGEAVAVDMVRIRGGMERDERWFLNTFSVGAYPELVRIRERWASRIGAWPAGILAAVHVLRAGRPITVEINGRRRRVWTVFAGNCTYRGLGAAPVRRHDLADGVLDVRIVSAGRLARTRLLAAALTGGIRSTPLLSTARLRRLRVGGLHPGAHFAYDGETAPVPGGLTLEKENEALVVYRVPTGL
- a CDS encoding transglycosylase SLT domain-containing protein, encoding MRSNHSGYTRLSKVHKFSAAGLGAAGAAAVAFAVVSGGPAMADARPAVKPVAFETKALAGQGQGESARHADEAAARAKTEAAAKVKAEADKQRAEKQAANRSTDRKPLQKPAAPAPKAYGNDLEGWIAQALDIMKAKGIPGSYEGVKRNIMRESTGNPHAINDWDINAVNGVPSKGLLQIIDPTFKAYHVDGTSWDIYDPVANIVASCNYAADKYGSMDNVNSAY
- a CDS encoding STAS domain-containing protein; protein product: MTNPDPSARRLRTRVDLHGDRAAIRLTGEVDLGTAPGLRRAICACLGQHRPCALDLHLAEVSFCDCTGLNTLLWARLEAADAGAALVVRGPLQSGVARLLSVTGTDTVLGPLAA